In a genomic window of Phycodurus eques isolate BA_2022a chromosome 2, UOR_Pequ_1.1, whole genome shotgun sequence:
- the LOC133399044 gene encoding receptor for retinol uptake stra6-like isoform X3, which produces MNHSKDKFEPFEYSYYDYSDWYSNNPEPTKPPKEVISPCDPTASDAIFHICILSISLVIMLILAALSRRNKLCQGFTRGSSSIFSPTNFLDQTQRKGVVMAVFGLVFSKLALLVIAPDPLPFSKDTPAEIKEFMKIIAIFYYPVLYYPLMDLDSSYYTDYVKSLLKKKKKPAALSSTSCDKATLVERLLNMLKSYLYLPEKVFHFPLKLAVSVFVALVAIYHTALLLVVLVVPTLHIVRAGIDENIAFLLLGFGIVLSDDRMEVVKIVTFYTWLLEVCYLCALTLSCVVSLVMLMRTMVLHRSNLRGLYKGEIYNLYNSQKSLRPSKSGVVCWMGLTGYQAAIVCLGMVIQTVVFFICFLFLVFLIIIPIFYGRNLIVFEIAGKAWPGWVTVVVVTVLQHVAAKFAFVKKDAGTRDLNNRESLFLLTYLLFLINTVVGLIVAIWRMVITALHNIVHLGRVDISLLHHTAEAYDPAFHYYTHFLKVEVSQSHPVMKAFCGLLLDIMVVGGQVGQKIRDAEEGIQESSQSTSTSSRRIRSRWQLVYTLVNNPALLGSRKHFQTMQSLESILNGSPKHRKQTSSRREVGKASSTEPAPSSDSQDKTD; this is translated from the exons ATGAACCACAGCAAGGATAAATTTGAACCTTTTGAATATTCCTACTATGATTATTCAGACTGGTACTCCAACAACCCAGAACCAACAAAACCTCCCAAAGA AGTTATTTCACCGTGTGACCCAACAGCGAGTGATGCAATATTTCACATATGTATACTCTCTATATCT CTGGTGATCATGTTAATTCTGGCAGCTCTAAGCAGGAGAAATAAACTCTGCCAAGGATTTACAAGAGGATCCTCCAGTATCTTTAG TCCAACCAACTTCCTGGATCAGACACAGAGGAAAGGTGTGGTGATGGCTGTGTTTGGGCTGGTGTTCAGCAAGCTGGCCTTACTGGTGATTGCACCTGATCCGCTGCCTTTCTCCAAGGATACTCCAGCTGAAATCAAAG AGTTCATGAAGATAATCGCCATCTTCTACTATCCAGTGCTCTACTACCCTCTGATG GACCTTGACAGCAGTTATTACACCGACTATGTAAAATCCCTtctcaaaaagaagaagaagcctgCAGCACTCAG CTCCACCTCATGTGACAAAGCAACATTGGTGGAGAGACTACTGAATATGCTAAAGAGTTATCTTTATCTTCCAGAAAAAG TGTTTCATTTCCCTCTAAAGCTGGCTGTATCAGTATTTGTGGCTTTGGTGGCCATATACCAT ACAGCTCTCTTGTTAGTTGTGTTGGTTGTCCCAACCCTCCATATTGTTCGTGCCGGTATTGATGAGAACATCGCCTTCCTCTTACTGGGTTTTGGGATCGTCCTCTCCGATGACAGAATGGAGGTTGTCAAAATCGTCACTTTCTACACTTGGCTACTGGAAG TCTGCTACCTTTGTGCATTGACCCTGTCTTGTGTGGTCAGTCTGGTCATGCTCATGAGGACCATGGTACTTCACAG GTCAAACCTGAGGGGACTGTACAAGGGTGAGATTTACAACCTTTACAACAGCCAGAAGAGCCTTCGTCCATCTAAATCCGGTGTTGTCTGCTGGATGGGCTTGACTGGATACCAAGCTGCCATCGTCTGTCTGG GTATGGTGATCCagactgttgtgttttttatctGCTTCTTGTTCCTGGTCTTCCTTATCATCATCCCCATCTTCTATGGACGTAACCTGATTGTCTTTGAGATTGCTGGCAAAGCTTG GCCAGGATGGGTTACAGTAGTCGTGGTCACAGTGCTTCAGCATGTCGCTGCCAAGTTTGCCTTTGTCAAAAAAGATGCCGGCACCAGAGACTTAAATAACAG GGAGAGTTTGTTCCTTCTGACATATTTGCTGTTTCTTATCAACACCGTGGTGGGACTGATAGTGGCCATATGGAGAATGGTCATTACTGCACTGCACAACATTGTACATCTTGGCCGTGTCGACATCAGTCTGCTACACCACACTGCTGAGGCCTATGACCCAG CATTCCACTATTACACCCACTTTCTGAAGGTGGAGGTGAGCCAGTCACACCCGGTCATGAAAGCTTTCTGCGGGTTGCTGCTGGACATAATGGTGGTCGGTGGCCAAGTGGGCCAGAAAATACGAGACGCGGAGGaag GGATCCAGGAGAGCTCGCAGAGCACGTCGACCAGCAGTCGCAGGATTCGCTCTCGTTGGCAGCTGGTGTACACACTGGTCAACAATCCCGCTCTCCTGGGCTCTAGGAAGCACTTCCAGACAATGCAGAGCTTGGAGAGCATCCTAAACGGCAGCCCGAAACACAGGAAGCAGACAAGCAGCAGGAGGGAAGTGGGCAAGGCATCATCCACTGAGCCTGCTCCATCCAGTGACAGCCAAGATAAAACTGATTGA
- the LOC133399044 gene encoding receptor for retinol uptake stra6-like isoform X1 has protein sequence MNHSKDKFEPFEYSYYDYSDWYSNNPEPTKPPKEVISPCDPTASDAIFHICILSISLVIMLILAALSRRNKLCQGFTRGSSSIFSPTNFLDQTQRKGVVMAVFGLVFSKLALLVIAPDPLPFSKDTPAEIKEFMKIIAIFYYPVLYYPLMVCSTLQHKAGYVFGTLLSISHFGVQLWQKLDCPKTPELYKFYSLLASLPQLVCLAYLCVQFPFLFFRGTQSEEDLDSSYYTDYVKSLLKKKKKPAALSSTSCDKATLVERLLNMLKSYLYLPEKVFHFPLKLAVSVFVALVAIYHTALLLVVLVVPTLHIVRAGIDENIAFLLLGFGIVLSDDRMEVVKIVTFYTWLLEVCYLCALTLSCVVSLVMLMRTMVLHRSNLRGLYKGEIYNLYNSQKSLRPSKSGVVCWMGLTGYQAAIVCLGMVIQTVVFFICFLFLVFLIIIPIFYGRNLIVFEIAGKAWPGWVTVVVVTVLQHVAAKFAFVKKDAGTRDLNNRESLFLLTYLLFLINTVVGLIVAIWRMVITALHNIVHLGRVDISLLHHTAEAYDPAFHYYTHFLKVEVSQSHPVMKAFCGLLLDIMVVGGQVGQKIRDAEEGIQESSQSTSTSSRRIRSRWQLVYTLVNNPALLGSRKHFQTMQSLESILNGSPKHRKQTSSRREVGKASSTEPAPSSDSQDKTD, from the exons ATGAACCACAGCAAGGATAAATTTGAACCTTTTGAATATTCCTACTATGATTATTCAGACTGGTACTCCAACAACCCAGAACCAACAAAACCTCCCAAAGA AGTTATTTCACCGTGTGACCCAACAGCGAGTGATGCAATATTTCACATATGTATACTCTCTATATCT CTGGTGATCATGTTAATTCTGGCAGCTCTAAGCAGGAGAAATAAACTCTGCCAAGGATTTACAAGAGGATCCTCCAGTATCTTTAG TCCAACCAACTTCCTGGATCAGACACAGAGGAAAGGTGTGGTGATGGCTGTGTTTGGGCTGGTGTTCAGCAAGCTGGCCTTACTGGTGATTGCACCTGATCCGCTGCCTTTCTCCAAGGATACTCCAGCTGAAATCAAAG AGTTCATGAAGATAATCGCCATCTTCTACTATCCAGTGCTCTACTACCCTCTGATGGTTTGTAGCACTCTGCAGCACAAGGCTGGTTATGTGTTTGGCACTCTGCTCTCTATCAGCCATTTTGGTGTCCAGCTGTGGCAGAAGTTGGACTGCCCAAAGACTCCAGAG ctTTACAAGTTCTATTCCTTGCTTGCAAGTTTGCCTCAGCTGGTCTGCCTGGCATATCTTTGCGTCCAGTTTCCGTTTCTGTTTTTCAGAGGAACACAGAGTGAAGAG GACCTTGACAGCAGTTATTACACCGACTATGTAAAATCCCTtctcaaaaagaagaagaagcctgCAGCACTCAG CTCCACCTCATGTGACAAAGCAACATTGGTGGAGAGACTACTGAATATGCTAAAGAGTTATCTTTATCTTCCAGAAAAAG TGTTTCATTTCCCTCTAAAGCTGGCTGTATCAGTATTTGTGGCTTTGGTGGCCATATACCAT ACAGCTCTCTTGTTAGTTGTGTTGGTTGTCCCAACCCTCCATATTGTTCGTGCCGGTATTGATGAGAACATCGCCTTCCTCTTACTGGGTTTTGGGATCGTCCTCTCCGATGACAGAATGGAGGTTGTCAAAATCGTCACTTTCTACACTTGGCTACTGGAAG TCTGCTACCTTTGTGCATTGACCCTGTCTTGTGTGGTCAGTCTGGTCATGCTCATGAGGACCATGGTACTTCACAG GTCAAACCTGAGGGGACTGTACAAGGGTGAGATTTACAACCTTTACAACAGCCAGAAGAGCCTTCGTCCATCTAAATCCGGTGTTGTCTGCTGGATGGGCTTGACTGGATACCAAGCTGCCATCGTCTGTCTGG GTATGGTGATCCagactgttgtgttttttatctGCTTCTTGTTCCTGGTCTTCCTTATCATCATCCCCATCTTCTATGGACGTAACCTGATTGTCTTTGAGATTGCTGGCAAAGCTTG GCCAGGATGGGTTACAGTAGTCGTGGTCACAGTGCTTCAGCATGTCGCTGCCAAGTTTGCCTTTGTCAAAAAAGATGCCGGCACCAGAGACTTAAATAACAG GGAGAGTTTGTTCCTTCTGACATATTTGCTGTTTCTTATCAACACCGTGGTGGGACTGATAGTGGCCATATGGAGAATGGTCATTACTGCACTGCACAACATTGTACATCTTGGCCGTGTCGACATCAGTCTGCTACACCACACTGCTGAGGCCTATGACCCAG CATTCCACTATTACACCCACTTTCTGAAGGTGGAGGTGAGCCAGTCACACCCGGTCATGAAAGCTTTCTGCGGGTTGCTGCTGGACATAATGGTGGTCGGTGGCCAAGTGGGCCAGAAAATACGAGACGCGGAGGaag GGATCCAGGAGAGCTCGCAGAGCACGTCGACCAGCAGTCGCAGGATTCGCTCTCGTTGGCAGCTGGTGTACACACTGGTCAACAATCCCGCTCTCCTGGGCTCTAGGAAGCACTTCCAGACAATGCAGAGCTTGGAGAGCATCCTAAACGGCAGCCCGAAACACAGGAAGCAGACAAGCAGCAGGAGGGAAGTGGGCAAGGCATCATCCACTGAGCCTGCTCCATCCAGTGACAGCCAAGATAAAACTGATTGA
- the LOC133399044 gene encoding receptor for retinol uptake stra6-like isoform X2 produces MNHSKDKFEPFEYSYYDYSDWYSNNPEPTKPPKEVISPCDPTASDAIFHICILSISLVIMLILAALSRRNKLCQGFTRGSSSIFSPTNFLDQTQRKGVVMAVFGLVFSKLALLVIAPDPLPFSKDTPAEIKEFMKIIAIFYYPVLYYPLMVCSTLQHKAGYVFGTLLSISHFGVQLWQKLDCPKTPELYKFYSLLASLPQLVCLAYLCVQFPFLFFRGTQSEEDLDSSYYTDYVKSLLKKKKKPAALSSTSCDKATLVERLLNMLKSYLYLPEKVFHFPLKLAVSVFVALVAIYHTALLLVVLVVPTLHIVRAGIDENIAFLLLGFGIVLSDDRMEVVKIVTFYTWLLEVCYLCALTLSCVVSLVMLMRTMVLHRSNLRGLYKGEIYNLYNSQKSLRPSKSGVVCWMGLTGYQAAIVCLGMVIQTVVFFICFLFLVFLIIIPIFYGRNLIVFEIAGKAWPGWVTVVVVTVLQHVAAKFAFVKKDAGTRDLNNRESLFLLTYLLFLINTVVGLIVAIWRMVITALHNIVHLGRVDISLLHHTAEAYDPGGGEPVTPGHESFLRVAAGHNGGRWPSGPENTRRGGRDPGELAEHVDQQSQDSLSLAAGVHTGQQSRSPGL; encoded by the exons ATGAACCACAGCAAGGATAAATTTGAACCTTTTGAATATTCCTACTATGATTATTCAGACTGGTACTCCAACAACCCAGAACCAACAAAACCTCCCAAAGA AGTTATTTCACCGTGTGACCCAACAGCGAGTGATGCAATATTTCACATATGTATACTCTCTATATCT CTGGTGATCATGTTAATTCTGGCAGCTCTAAGCAGGAGAAATAAACTCTGCCAAGGATTTACAAGAGGATCCTCCAGTATCTTTAG TCCAACCAACTTCCTGGATCAGACACAGAGGAAAGGTGTGGTGATGGCTGTGTTTGGGCTGGTGTTCAGCAAGCTGGCCTTACTGGTGATTGCACCTGATCCGCTGCCTTTCTCCAAGGATACTCCAGCTGAAATCAAAG AGTTCATGAAGATAATCGCCATCTTCTACTATCCAGTGCTCTACTACCCTCTGATGGTTTGTAGCACTCTGCAGCACAAGGCTGGTTATGTGTTTGGCACTCTGCTCTCTATCAGCCATTTTGGTGTCCAGCTGTGGCAGAAGTTGGACTGCCCAAAGACTCCAGAG ctTTACAAGTTCTATTCCTTGCTTGCAAGTTTGCCTCAGCTGGTCTGCCTGGCATATCTTTGCGTCCAGTTTCCGTTTCTGTTTTTCAGAGGAACACAGAGTGAAGAG GACCTTGACAGCAGTTATTACACCGACTATGTAAAATCCCTtctcaaaaagaagaagaagcctgCAGCACTCAG CTCCACCTCATGTGACAAAGCAACATTGGTGGAGAGACTACTGAATATGCTAAAGAGTTATCTTTATCTTCCAGAAAAAG TGTTTCATTTCCCTCTAAAGCTGGCTGTATCAGTATTTGTGGCTTTGGTGGCCATATACCAT ACAGCTCTCTTGTTAGTTGTGTTGGTTGTCCCAACCCTCCATATTGTTCGTGCCGGTATTGATGAGAACATCGCCTTCCTCTTACTGGGTTTTGGGATCGTCCTCTCCGATGACAGAATGGAGGTTGTCAAAATCGTCACTTTCTACACTTGGCTACTGGAAG TCTGCTACCTTTGTGCATTGACCCTGTCTTGTGTGGTCAGTCTGGTCATGCTCATGAGGACCATGGTACTTCACAG GTCAAACCTGAGGGGACTGTACAAGGGTGAGATTTACAACCTTTACAACAGCCAGAAGAGCCTTCGTCCATCTAAATCCGGTGTTGTCTGCTGGATGGGCTTGACTGGATACCAAGCTGCCATCGTCTGTCTGG GTATGGTGATCCagactgttgtgttttttatctGCTTCTTGTTCCTGGTCTTCCTTATCATCATCCCCATCTTCTATGGACGTAACCTGATTGTCTTTGAGATTGCTGGCAAAGCTTG GCCAGGATGGGTTACAGTAGTCGTGGTCACAGTGCTTCAGCATGTCGCTGCCAAGTTTGCCTTTGTCAAAAAAGATGCCGGCACCAGAGACTTAAATAACAG GGAGAGTTTGTTCCTTCTGACATATTTGCTGTTTCTTATCAACACCGTGGTGGGACTGATAGTGGCCATATGGAGAATGGTCATTACTGCACTGCACAACATTGTACATCTTGGCCGTGTCGACATCAGTCTGCTACACCACACTGCTGAGGCCTATGACCCAG GTGGAGGTGAGCCAGTCACACCCGGTCATGAAAGCTTTCTGCGGGTTGCTGCTGGACATAATGGTGGTCGGTGGCCAAGTGGGCCAGAAAATACGAGACGCGGAGGaag GGATCCAGGAGAGCTCGCAGAGCACGTCGACCAGCAGTCGCAGGATTCGCTCTCGTTGGCAGCTGGTGTACACACTGGTCAACAATCCCGCTCTCCTGGGCTCTAG
- the nr2e3 gene encoding photoreceptor-specific nuclear receptor, with protein sequence MMEDHLTKIPMGPSCSPTELIGSGGTDDSRGAKSPAPGKALSPALVCKVCGDTSSGKHYGIYACNGCSGFFKRSVRRRLIYRCQAGTGMCPVDKAHRNQCQACRLKKCLQAGMNKDAVQNERQPRSTAQVRLDSIDVDHEKEHLATTREPTSSSSSSSSSSSSGSVIAWPHITSSIAITSSVPPQRCVSPQNNHRFMASLMTAETCAKLEPEDVDENIDVTSNEPERASSEYHMAFYPPTSENVYETSARLLFMSVKWAKNLPVFSNLPFRDQVILLEEAWSELFLLCAIQWSLPLDSCPLLSLPDLCPGMQGKTSYTSLDLRLLQEVFSRFKALAVDPTEFACLKATVLFKPETRGLKDPEQVENLQDQSHVMLGQHIRSHYPSQPARFGKLLLLLPSLRFVNSERIELLFFHRTIGNTPMEKLLCDMFKN encoded by the exons ATGATGGAGGATCACCTGACGAAGATACCCATGGGGCCGTCCTGTTCCCCCACTGAGTTGATTGGGAGCGGTGGGACGGACGACAGCAGAGGAG CCAAGAGTCCAGCCCCTGGCAAAGCCCTCAGCCCTGCTCTGGTCTGCAAAGTGTGCGGCGACACCAGCAGTGGAAAACACTACGGCATTTATGCCTGCAATGGCTGCAGCGGCTTCTTCAAACGCAGTGTGAGGAGGAGACTCATTTATAG GTGTCAGGCAGGCACGGGCATGTGCCCAGTAGACAAGGCTCATCGTAACCAGTGCCAGGCGTGCCGGCTAAAGAAGTGCCTGCAGGCGGGCATGAATAAAGATG CTGTGCAGAATGAGCGGCAGCCCCGCAGCACAGCTCAGGTGCGTCTGGACTCCATTGATGTGGACCATGAGAAGGAGCACCTGGCCACCACGCGGGAGCCCacttcctcctcgtcctcttcctcatcttcctcttcaaGTGGCTCTGTCATCGCATGGCCACACATCACCTCGTCCATAGCCATCACCTCTTCCGTGCCCCCCCAACGCTGTGTCAGCCCTCAGAACAACCACCGCTTCATGGCCAGCCTCATGACGGCCGAGACCTGCGCCAAGCTGGAGCCCGAGGATG TCGACGAGAACATTGATGTGACCAGCAACGAGCCGGAGCGAGCGTCCTCGGAGTACCACATGGCATTTTACCCGCCAACCTCGGAAAACGTGTATGAGACCTCGGCGAGGCTCCTCTTCATGTCGGTGAAGTGGGCCAAGAACCTgccagtgttttccaacctacCCTTCAGAGACCAG GTGATCCTACTTGAGGAGGCGTGGAGCGAGCTCTTCCTTTTGTGCGCGATCCAGTGGTCTCTACCGCTGgacagctgccccctgctctcCCTGCCAGACCTGTGCCCAGGCATGCAGGGCAAGACCAGCTACACGAGCCTGGACCTGAGACTCCTGCAGGAGGTCTTTAGCCGCTTTAAGGCCCTCGCCGTCGACCCCACGGAGTTCGCCTGCCTCAAGGCTACTGTGCTCTTCAAGCCCG aGACCCGTGGTCTAAAAGATCCAGAACAAGTGGAGAACCTTCAGGATCAGTCGCACGTGATGCTGGGACAACACATCCGGTCTCACTACCCCAGTCAACCAGCTAG gtttggAAAGTTGCTTCTTCTTCTCCCGTCGCTACGATTTGTGAACTCTGAGCGCATTGAGCTACTGTTCTTCCACAGGACCATCGGAAACACTCCAATGGAGAAATTGCTGTGCGACATGTTTAAAAACTGA